GTGGTCGCGCCGTAATCGAGATAGATCGGGAAATGAGGAGTTACGTCCATGGCTGGCTCGTGTGCTGGCGTGGGGGTTGTTTTTTGATCTGGGCGGCTCAGGGTAGCGCCCGAAGGCGCCGCCGGGGACTCAGTACTCAGGACTTGGCGAAGGCGTTGCCGAGCGCGAACACCGAATTCGGTGCGTTCACGCGGATCGGCTTGACCACCGGCTGGGCCGAGATCGCACGCTTGACGACCGGCTTGTTCTCGATCTGCACGCCCTTGGCGATCTGGTCGTCGACCAGCTTCTGCAGCGTGACGGAGTCGAGGAACTCGACCATGCGCTGGTTCAGCGAGGCCCAGAGCTCGTGCGTCATGCAACGGCCAGCTTCGCCGAGACAGTTTTCCTTGCCGCCGCACTGGGTGGCATCGATGGGTTCATCGACGGAAACGATGATGTCGGCCACGGTGATGTCCGCAGCCTTGCGACCGAGGCTGTAGC
This is a stretch of genomic DNA from Variovorax paradoxus. It encodes these proteins:
- the iscR gene encoding Fe-S cluster assembly transcriptional regulator IscR, with protein sequence MRLTTKGRFAVTAMIDLALRQNTGPVTLAAISQRQQISLSYLEQLFGKLRRHELVESTRGPGGGYSLGRKAADITVADIIVSVDEPIDATQCGGKENCLGEAGRCMTHELWASLNQRMVEFLDSVTLQKLVDDQIAKGVQIENKPVVKRAISAQPVVKPIRVNAPNSVFALGNAFAKS